Within the Dolichospermum compactum NIES-806 genome, the region TGCTTGCAGCAGTGCTAGTTCCCTCCGGGACGCTCCGCGAACGCTATCCAATCTTGTGGGATGGGCATCTTCGTCCGTCCTTGTATTATTAGCCGGCTTTTCAGCCCGCACCACAAGAAATTTTGGGATATTTTTTAATTGGAGAACTCTTAAGAACATTTTTGATTAATTCCGCCCTGAAGGGGCGGGGCTTGTACCGAAAATTCCCAATCCAAAATCTAAAATCCAAAATCTAAAATTTTTCGGTCAAAACAAAATGCTAAAGTTGAGATTGATTGGGAAGAAACACTTGATAACTAGCTGTGAGTATTGCAAATCGCTAAACCGCGTAGAATGTTTCTAGTGAATTAGCCAGCAATGATCATAGTGATGTTAGATGTGAATCAACACTTTTTAAAAGTGGAAACCAATTTTAGTCATACTACCCGAACTGCATTGGCATGGGTTTTTGGAAAACTTGGTTTAGCACTCCTGAATCTTTAGCGACAAATAAAAACACTGCTGTTAATGAGCATACAGCGGAAGTTGATGGTAATTCTAGTGTAGGTAAGGATCAAATCATTTTCAGTACGGAAAGAGATATTGACCTTTATGAACTTGAAGAACTCTGTGATGCAGTTGGCTGGTCACGTCGCCCTCTCAGAAAAGTAAAAAAAGCTATTGAGCATAGTTTTCTCGTGGCCTCTATGTGGCAAGTGCGAGGAAACAAAAAGCGTTTGATTGGTTTTGCCCGTGCTACCTCAGATCATGCTTTTAATGCCACTATTTGGGATGTAGTCGTTCATCCTGATTTTCAAAGTAGAGGACTTGGTAAGGCATTAATGAAATATGTTCTCA harbors:
- a CDS encoding GNAT family N-acetyltransferase, which codes for MGFWKTWFSTPESLATNKNTAVNEHTAEVDGNSSVGKDQIIFSTERDIDLYELEELCDAVGWSRRPLRKVKKAIEHSFLVASMWQVRGNKKRLIGFARATSDHAFNATIWDVVVHPDFQSRGLGKALMKYVLKKLRSEEISNVTLFADSHVVDFYKTMGFMSDPEGIKGMFWYPQ